A DNA window from Maribellus comscasis contains the following coding sequences:
- a CDS encoding alkene reductase, with protein MKNKLLTPLPVGDYILKNRVVMAPLTRMRADVDLVPTDLNVEYYRQRSSAGLIITEASQISRLGQGYPMTPGIHSEKQVAGWKKITDTVHKEGSRIFLQLWHVGRISHSSFHPEEGLPVAPSAIRPKGNTLTSEWKQVPFETPRALETSEIKSTIQDYKQAAVNAKTAGFDGVELHSANGYLLNQFLHGKTNHRKDEYGDSVENRARLTLEVIDQLAEIWGAGKVGIRLSPFTFSGDINDPEAIPVYEYLLKELDSRQLAYLHFVRARSAEIEDQKVFEKEKELWNRYSGTIIAADGFTSETALEYLENNRADAIAFGRNFISNPDLPQRIESGAELNPYDRTTFYGGGEKGYTDYPFLQKQNA; from the coding sequence ATGAAAAACAAACTGTTAACACCACTCCCGGTAGGAGATTACATATTGAAAAACAGAGTCGTTATGGCGCCGCTAACACGCATGCGGGCAGATGTCGATTTAGTTCCAACCGATCTGAATGTTGAATATTATCGTCAACGTTCATCGGCAGGATTAATTATTACGGAAGCGAGTCAAATTTCGAGGTTGGGACAAGGCTATCCGATGACACCTGGAATTCATTCAGAGAAACAAGTAGCCGGTTGGAAAAAAATAACGGATACAGTGCACAAGGAAGGTAGCCGCATTTTTTTGCAGCTGTGGCATGTTGGCCGTATATCACATTCGTCTTTTCATCCGGAGGAAGGATTGCCGGTTGCGCCATCAGCGATCCGGCCCAAAGGAAATACATTAACATCTGAGTGGAAACAGGTGCCCTTTGAGACTCCACGTGCGCTTGAAACCAGTGAAATTAAATCCACTATTCAGGATTACAAACAAGCAGCTGTCAATGCTAAAACTGCAGGTTTCGATGGGGTAGAGCTGCATTCGGCAAACGGCTATCTTTTAAATCAGTTCTTACATGGAAAAACAAACCATCGGAAAGATGAGTATGGTGATTCCGTTGAAAACCGGGCCAGACTCACCCTGGAAGTTATCGATCAATTAGCCGAAATTTGGGGCGCCGGGAAAGTGGGTATTCGCTTATCTCCGTTTACTTTTTCCGGAGATATTAATGATCCTGAAGCTATACCGGTTTACGAGTATCTTTTAAAAGAGCTCGATTCAAGGCAACTGGCATACCTACATTTCGTGCGGGCAAGATCAGCGGAAATTGAGGATCAAAAAGTATTCGAAAAAGAAAAGGAATTATGGAATCGGTATTCCGGAACCATCATAGCTGCTGATGGATTTACGTCGGAAACTGCTTTGGAATACCTTGAGAACAACCGGGCCGACGCCATTGCTTTTGGACGTAACTTTATTTCTAATCCTGATTTACCACAGCGGATTGAATCAGGTGCTGAGTTAAATCCATATGACCGAACGACTTTTTATGGGGGAGGAGAAAAGGGATATACTGATTATCCTTTTTTGCAGAAACAGAATGCTTGA